Proteins found in one Nocardia brasiliensis ATCC 700358 genomic segment:
- the bioB gene encoding biotin synthase BioB, giving the protein MTQAPVDTSSPALSAPGAILSVARAQVLDRGVGLTQEQTLEVLRLGDDQLEELLALAHDVRMKWCGPEVEVEGIISLKTGGCPEDCHFCSQSGLFQSPVRAAWLDIPSLVEAAKQTAKTGATEFCIVAAVRGPDARLMAQVAAGVEAIRNEVDIQVACSLGMLTQEQVDQLAAMGVHRYNHNLETSRSYFPNVVTTHTWEERWDTLRMVRAAGMEVCCGGILGMGETLEQRAEFAANLAELEPDEVPLNFLNPRPGTPFGELEVLPAADALRAVAAFRLALPRTILRFAGGREITLGDLGAKQGILGGINAVIVGNYLTTLGRPAEADLDLLGELKMPIKALNETL; this is encoded by the coding sequence GTGACCCAGGCCCCAGTTGATACGTCTTCGCCCGCCCTGTCGGCTCCGGGCGCGATCCTGTCCGTCGCTCGTGCACAGGTGCTCGACCGCGGTGTCGGGCTCACCCAGGAGCAGACCCTCGAGGTGCTTCGCCTCGGCGACGATCAGCTCGAGGAGCTGCTCGCCCTGGCCCACGACGTGCGGATGAAGTGGTGCGGCCCGGAGGTCGAGGTCGAGGGCATCATCAGCCTGAAGACCGGTGGCTGCCCCGAGGACTGCCACTTCTGCTCCCAGTCCGGCCTGTTCCAGTCGCCGGTGCGGGCCGCCTGGCTCGATATCCCGAGCCTCGTCGAAGCCGCCAAGCAGACCGCCAAGACCGGCGCCACCGAATTCTGCATCGTGGCCGCGGTGCGTGGCCCGGACGCGCGCCTGATGGCGCAGGTCGCCGCGGGCGTCGAAGCGATCCGCAACGAGGTCGACATCCAGGTCGCCTGCTCGCTGGGCATGCTCACCCAGGAACAGGTCGACCAGCTCGCCGCGATGGGCGTGCACCGCTACAACCACAACCTGGAGACCTCGCGCTCCTACTTCCCGAACGTGGTCACCACGCACACCTGGGAAGAACGCTGGGACACCCTGCGCATGGTGCGCGCGGCGGGCATGGAGGTGTGCTGCGGCGGCATCCTCGGTATGGGCGAAACCCTGGAGCAGCGTGCGGAATTCGCGGCGAACCTGGCCGAACTGGAACCGGACGAGGTCCCGCTGAACTTCCTCAACCCGCGCCCCGGCACCCCCTTCGGCGAGCTCGAGGTGCTGCCCGCGGCGGACGCGCTGCGCGCGGTCGCCGCGTTCCGGCTCGCCTTGCCGCGCACCATCCTTCGTTTCGCGGGCGGTCGCGAGATCACCCTCGGCGACCTCGGCGCCAAGCAGGGCATCCTCGGCGGCATCAACGCCGTCATCGTCGGCAACTACCTGACCACCCTCGGCCGGCCCGCCGAGGCGGATCTGGATCTGCTGGGCGAGTTGAAGATGCCGATCAAGGCGCTCAACGAAACCCTCTGA
- a CDS encoding DUF2567 domain-containing protein, whose amino-acid sequence MPGTPAAAPHEVRGAAAIALLVVLASALVGVLWGMVAPTEQLFVVEQGRGAVLTGESAHQFDAVAMFVCFGAVTGLLTAIAAWRRRVLRGPLLQIGLLVGSLVGAVVMAKLGEQVAEWAHPRPHDPPIGQIVELPSEMGSWLALIVQPLVASLIVLFCAALSPSEDLGTGTGPARATAPLGSFGAPTYPAGDASYPAGGPAVPYGGYEPAGEAGSGSPPQTRPSH is encoded by the coding sequence GTGCCGGGCACGCCGGCCGCCGCGCCGCACGAGGTGCGCGGCGCCGCCGCGATCGCGCTGCTCGTGGTGCTGGCCAGTGCGCTCGTCGGGGTGCTGTGGGGCATGGTCGCGCCGACCGAGCAGCTGTTCGTGGTGGAGCAGGGCCGTGGCGCCGTGCTGACCGGGGAGAGTGCGCATCAGTTCGACGCGGTCGCGATGTTCGTCTGCTTCGGCGCGGTCACCGGTCTGCTCACCGCGATCGCGGCCTGGCGCCGGCGCGTGCTGCGCGGCCCGCTGCTGCAGATCGGGCTGCTGGTCGGCTCGCTCGTCGGGGCCGTCGTGATGGCGAAGCTCGGCGAGCAGGTCGCCGAATGGGCTCATCCGCGGCCGCATGATCCGCCGATCGGGCAGATCGTCGAGCTGCCCAGCGAGATGGGCAGTTGGCTGGCGCTGATCGTGCAGCCGCTGGTCGCCTCGCTCATCGTGCTGTTCTGTGCGGCGCTGAGTCCGTCGGAAGATCTGGGCACCGGAACCGGTCCCGCCCGTGCGACAGCGCCGCTCGGGTCGTTCGGCGCCCCGACTTATCCCGCGGGCGACGCGTCGTACCCGGCGGGTGGGCCGGCCGTGCCCTACGGTGGTTACGAGCCCGCCGGAGAGGCCGGTTCCGGATCACCGCCGCAGACCCGGCCAAGCCACTGA
- a CDS encoding DUF1353 domain-containing protein, protein MAFVGSGLVVEELDAQFWRVVEPLVYQGDSQEFVIPAGFRTDFASVPRALVWLVPRYGAYTRAAILHDFLRSTGAVSVADADGLFRRCLREMNVAVPRRWMMWAAVRLASGLRGASFGAVAIWVLIAVPSVLFLAVPVIVVQLFLVLFWFVELFCWAVSRVFTRTAAPPPEPQMKTA, encoded by the coding sequence GTGGCGTTCGTCGGTAGCGGGCTGGTCGTCGAGGAGCTCGACGCGCAGTTCTGGCGGGTGGTCGAACCGCTCGTGTATCAAGGTGATTCGCAGGAATTCGTGATTCCGGCCGGGTTCCGCACCGATTTCGCGTCGGTGCCGCGGGCGCTGGTGTGGCTGGTGCCCCGCTACGGCGCCTACACCCGCGCGGCCATCCTGCACGACTTCCTGCGCAGTACCGGGGCGGTGAGCGTCGCCGACGCCGACGGTCTGTTCCGCCGCTGCCTGCGCGAGATGAACGTGGCGGTGCCGCGCCGCTGGATGATGTGGGCGGCAGTGCGTTTGGCCAGCGGCCTGCGCGGCGCGAGCTTCGGCGCCGTCGCGATCTGGGTGCTGATCGCCGTCCCGTCCGTGCTGTTCCTGGCGGTTCCGGTCATCGTCGTGCAGCTGTTCCTGGTGCTGTTCTGGTTCGTGGAGTTGTTCTGCTGGGCCGTCTCCCGCGTCTTCACCCGCACCGCCGCGCCACCGCCCGAACCGCAGATGAAGACCGCCTGA
- a CDS encoding AAA family ATPase, with product MSLPTLVVVSGPPGVGKTTLAHSLARRLGCPAVCRDEIKEGMVHATPGFVAGVDNSLDLRTLSVFFETLELLLRAGVTTVAEAAFQDRLWRPGLTPLLGLAQLRVVHCVAAPEIAAERIRQRRNENRLRRAHSAPGSAVPVGRPFDRVALDVPCLEVDTAAGYDPSLDEVVAFINR from the coding sequence ATGAGCCTGCCCACACTGGTGGTGGTCAGTGGACCGCCGGGCGTCGGCAAGACCACCCTCGCGCACAGTTTGGCGCGGCGGCTCGGCTGCCCGGCCGTGTGCCGCGACGAGATCAAAGAGGGGATGGTGCACGCCACCCCGGGATTCGTTGCCGGGGTGGATAATTCACTCGACCTACGGACGTTGTCGGTGTTCTTCGAGACGCTGGAACTGCTCCTGCGTGCCGGAGTCACGACGGTGGCGGAGGCCGCTTTCCAAGACCGGCTGTGGCGGCCGGGCTTGACCCCGCTGCTGGGTCTGGCGCAGCTGCGCGTCGTGCACTGTGTGGCCGCGCCCGAGATCGCTGCCGAGCGAATCCGGCAGCGCCGGAACGAGAATCGGCTCCGTCGCGCGCATTCGGCGCCCGGGTCGGCAGTGCCGGTCGGCAGGCCGTTCGACCGGGTCGCCCTGGACGTGCCCTGCCTCGAGGTCGACACCGCTGCCGGCTACGACCCGTCGCTCGACGAGGTGGTCGCCTTCATCAACCGATAG
- a CDS encoding peptidyl-tRNA hydrolase translates to MVTRADLAAGMQVAQAAHAALDFAVAHPDVVVGWHATSNVLVVLTAPDELSLGWLCTDAAAAGHRLVRVHEPDLDGALTAAAFEPAARRLVAHLPLAFAEREEVRT, encoded by the coding sequence CTGGTAACCCGTGCCGATCTGGCAGCTGGGATGCAGGTCGCGCAGGCGGCACACGCCGCGCTTGATTTTGCTGTCGCGCATCCCGATGTAGTTGTCGGCTGGCACGCCACCTCCAACGTGTTGGTGGTGCTCACTGCACCGGACGAGCTGTCTCTGGGTTGGCTGTGCACCGATGCCGCTGCGGCCGGCCACCGGCTGGTCAGGGTCCACGAGCCCGATCTCGACGGTGCACTGACGGCCGCCGCGTTCGAACCGGCCGCCCGTCGGCTGGTTGCCCACCTCCCTCTCGCCTTCGCCGAACGAGAGGAGGTGAGAACATGA
- a CDS encoding VOC family protein produces the protein MFHLDHFALGVSDLDDGVHRLAEQTGFGNYEGGVFPGGGVRNWIFPLGADIYLEVESAVEGSADPASSWFRRATSDGADHWMFWCLRADTLDDLEQVARRLGSEVKVVPGRTEPDGTQRVVTSTPVGQAVRRARQQGLPNWYYRDDPDNNPARRAVVGERIAAGVAWLEVSGDPDQFRSHIGTETFDHLPLRFVPGEPGLHAVAVRTSGGEEIVIRRTPAGQDMF, from the coding sequence GTGTTTCATCTGGACCACTTTGCGCTCGGGGTAAGCGATCTCGACGACGGCGTACACAGGCTGGCCGAGCAGACCGGATTCGGCAACTATGAAGGCGGGGTGTTCCCCGGTGGTGGCGTGCGCAACTGGATATTCCCGTTGGGCGCAGACATCTACCTGGAGGTGGAGAGCGCTGTCGAGGGGAGCGCCGACCCCGCGTCGTCATGGTTCAGGCGCGCAACCAGCGACGGCGCTGACCATTGGATGTTCTGGTGTCTGCGCGCAGACACCCTCGATGATCTGGAGCAGGTCGCTCGGCGGCTGGGCAGCGAGGTCAAGGTTGTCCCAGGGCGGACGGAGCCGGACGGCACACAACGGGTGGTCACCAGCACGCCCGTCGGGCAGGCAGTTCGGCGGGCTCGGCAGCAGGGCCTGCCGAACTGGTACTACCGGGACGATCCAGACAACAACCCCGCCCGCCGCGCGGTTGTCGGTGAGCGAATCGCGGCCGGGGTGGCCTGGTTGGAAGTGTCCGGTGACCCCGACCAGTTCCGCAGCCACATCGGCACGGAGACCTTCGACCACTTACCGCTGCGGTTCGTGCCCGGTGAACCGGGGCTGCACGCGGTCGCGGTGCGTACCAGCGGTGGCGAGGAGATCGTGATCCGACGCACCCCAGCTGGGCAGGACATGTTCTGA
- a CDS encoding GNAT family N-acetyltransferase — translation MIVRLAQEQDLSAFLRLASQVEHWFGPMVNDAGFHEAVSRHIHRSAALVAHSGSGIVGGLLFGGNAPRYQVHWLVVSERERGNNIGTTLLAEATRRFVRLPGCIEVITFGADHPGAVASGARVFYERHGFLPGEEAPVGPEGGSRQVYRLAIS, via the coding sequence ATGATCGTCAGACTTGCGCAGGAGCAGGATCTTTCGGCGTTCCTGAGGTTGGCTTCTCAGGTCGAGCACTGGTTCGGTCCCATGGTGAACGATGCCGGCTTCCATGAGGCCGTGAGCAGACACATCCACCGCTCCGCGGCCTTGGTCGCCCATTCGGGGTCCGGCATCGTGGGCGGATTGCTGTTCGGGGGCAATGCTCCGCGCTATCAGGTGCACTGGCTCGTTGTTTCGGAGCGAGAACGCGGAAACAACATCGGGACGACATTGCTGGCCGAGGCCACGCGGAGGTTTGTCCGGTTGCCGGGCTGCATCGAAGTGATCACCTTCGGTGCCGATCACCCAGGCGCGGTCGCCAGCGGAGCACGAGTCTTCTACGAGAGACACGGCTTCCTCCCCGGCGAGGAAGCCCCAGTGGGGCCGGAGGGCGGTTCACGACAGGTTTATCGCCTGGCCATCAGCTGA
- a CDS encoding serine hydrolase domain-containing protein has protein sequence MFGTAGSMLVVAAFVTTACQPDQPVAAPSATTSATAADATTLQRDADAIRDVGITGVQARLVAADGNSTVVTSGVADTVSRSPVSGEGYFRTASATKTFTATVLLQLVGEGEIALDDTVEKWLPGVVRGNGNDGTKITVRQLLNHTSGLTYPNPYELASPEDFHRYALTAPPPADQVVAAAVQSPPNFAPGSGWSYSNTGYLLAGMIIEKVTGTPWYEEVDRRIITPLGLAHTSYPGSAVTVPAPHATGYTQWPTGGLVDTTDNRIGVFAAAAGALITTTADLNTFFRALLGGKLLHPEQLAEMKTTVDTDPEVKSVFPGARYGLGLFSIELSCGGRYWMHGGDIPGYKTRDGVTDDGTRSVVVSMSTLLQDTEDHQIAQENTAMALVDHALCRTGNSTTR, from the coding sequence ATGTTTGGCACCGCCGGGTCGATGCTGGTCGTCGCAGCTTTCGTGACGACCGCCTGCCAGCCAGACCAGCCTGTCGCCGCACCCAGCGCGACGACATCGGCCACCGCGGCAGATGCGACCACGTTGCAACGCGATGCCGACGCAATTCGTGACGTCGGTATCACCGGTGTGCAGGCCAGGCTGGTCGCCGCTGACGGCAACAGCACGGTGGTGACCAGTGGTGTCGCCGATACCGTGAGTCGGAGTCCGGTCTCGGGCGAGGGGTACTTCCGGACCGCGAGCGCGACAAAGACATTCACCGCCACCGTGCTGCTGCAGCTGGTAGGTGAGGGCGAAATCGCCCTGGATGACACGGTCGAGAAGTGGTTGCCGGGCGTGGTGCGCGGTAACGGTAACGACGGCACGAAGATCACGGTGCGCCAATTGCTCAACCACACCAGCGGACTGACGTACCCGAATCCGTACGAGCTGGCCTCCCCGGAGGATTTTCACCGCTATGCCCTCACCGCACCCCCTCCGGCCGATCAGGTGGTGGCCGCCGCCGTGCAGAGCCCGCCGAACTTCGCCCCCGGAAGCGGCTGGAGTTACAGCAACACCGGCTATCTGCTGGCGGGCATGATCATCGAGAAAGTTACCGGCACACCGTGGTACGAGGAAGTCGACCGCAGAATCATCACCCCGCTCGGCCTCGCGCACACCAGCTACCCCGGCAGCGCGGTAACGGTTCCCGCCCCGCACGCCACCGGATACACACAATGGCCCACGGGTGGACTGGTCGATACCACCGACAACCGGATCGGCGTATTCGCCGCCGCCGCTGGCGCGCTGATCACCACCACCGCAGACCTCAACACCTTCTTCCGGGCATTGCTTGGCGGCAAACTCCTGCACCCCGAACAACTCGCCGAAATGAAGACGACCGTCGACACCGACCCCGAGGTCAAATCGGTCTTCCCCGGAGCCCGATACGGCCTGGGCCTGTTCTCAATCGAATTGTCCTGCGGTGGAAGATATTGGATGCACGGCGGCGACATCCCCGGCTACAAGACCAGAGACGGCGTCACCGATGACGGCACGCGCAGCGTCGTGGTGTCCATGTCCACCCTCTTGCAGGACACCGAGGACCACCAGATCGCCCAGGAGAACACCGCCATGGCCCTGGTCGATCACGCCCTGTGCCGTACCGGAAACAGTACAACCCGTTGA
- a CDS encoding GNAT family N-acetyltransferase, which produces MMVTVVEISLLTESDRASWEVLARGKDMYFAVERSDRDYDRAWRRLRDDEQIHGIAARLDGKMVAIAHYLFHASIWYSGKCYLADLFVDAEARRRGVATAVIEWVAQDATEHGFPGLYWNTLEDSPARALYDNLGKFQQGLIHYTYRPDNNDRRVNAP; this is translated from the coding sequence ATGATGGTCACCGTGGTAGAAATCAGCCTCCTGACCGAATCCGACCGCGCCAGTTGGGAAGTGCTGGCACGCGGTAAGGACATGTACTTCGCGGTCGAACGAAGCGACCGGGACTACGACCGTGCGTGGCGACGGCTGCGCGATGACGAACAGATACACGGGATCGCCGCCCGGCTCGACGGCAAGATGGTCGCTATCGCGCACTACCTGTTCCACGCCAGTATCTGGTACTCCGGGAAATGCTATTTGGCGGACCTGTTCGTAGACGCGGAAGCCCGGCGGCGAGGTGTGGCGACCGCAGTGATCGAGTGGGTGGCGCAGGACGCCACAGAGCACGGCTTCCCCGGCCTCTACTGGAACACCCTGGAAGACAGCCCAGCTCGCGCCCTCTACGACAACCTAGGCAAGTTTCAGCAGGGACTCATCCACTACACGTACCGGCCCGACAACAACGATCGCCGCGTGAACGCACCATAA
- a CDS encoding histidine phosphatase family protein yields the protein MPMSPLTSRGFRQAAAAARVLADEPISGIYCSTALRTQQTAAALLAGRGIDVVALPELAEVGIGAVEATTDLGVRRQTAEVLRHWIVDRRLERRVADGESGSQVLARMTAALDQITRAHEGESVVLVGHVASLSVTLAQLCALGARVWGTPLPHAVPFLVERDGQSWHCRSWPT from the coding sequence GTGCCGATGTCACCGTTGACTTCACGCGGGTTCCGCCAGGCCGCCGCAGCTGCCCGCGTGCTAGCTGACGAGCCGATTTCCGGTATCTATTGCAGCACTGCGCTTCGCACGCAACAAACCGCAGCGGCCCTGCTAGCGGGCCGCGGCATCGACGTCGTGGCGTTGCCGGAGTTGGCCGAGGTCGGCATCGGCGCGGTGGAGGCAACCACCGATCTCGGCGTCAGGCGCCAGACCGCAGAGGTATTGCGGCACTGGATAGTTGACCGGCGACTCGAGCGCCGAGTTGCCGACGGTGAATCCGGATCGCAGGTGTTGGCCCGGATGACTGCCGCCTTGGATCAGATCACCCGGGCGCACGAAGGTGAGTCCGTTGTGCTCGTCGGTCACGTGGCAAGCCTGAGTGTGACGTTGGCACAACTATGTGCTCTCGGCGCGCGGGTTTGGGGCACACCTCTGCCACACGCCGTACCGTTTCTCGTTGAACGGGACGGCCAATCCTGGCACTGTCGATCGTGGCCCACGTAG
- a CDS encoding FAD-binding oxidoreductase, producing MIEQRPLSGWGRTASSVAQVLSTSDLDAVARAVRTAGPRGVIARGLGRSYGDPAQNGGGLVIDMTAFDRIHSIDPDNGVVDVDGGVSLDALMRAVLPYGLWVRVLPGTRQVTIGGAIASDVHGKNHHSQGSFGNHVLTMELLTADGTIRTLTPDGADADLFWATVGGMGLTGIVVRARIQVKRTETAYFLVDCDRTSTLDETMELLTDGSDEGYEYSVAVPDTINTGAKLGRAMFSRGNLAKRDELPTRLRRNPLHFTAPQLLTVPDIFPSGMVNNLTTRIGGEVTYRVFGKQGRGLIQNITQFLHPLDVVGEWNRAYGPRGFLQYQFSMPFGAEPQLADAVRAIAHSGHRSFLNVFKRMGPGNRAPLSWPHPGFMLSLDFPIAPGLNEFCAELDQRVLDAGGRLYFAKDSRTTPETIRAMYPRLEEWRRIRDDIDPEQIFVSDLARRLHLIDDNLISTGH from the coding sequence ATGATCGAGCAGCGCCCGTTGTCGGGCTGGGGCCGTACTGCATCGTCTGTGGCGCAGGTGCTTTCCACCTCTGACCTCGACGCGGTTGCCCGAGCGGTCCGCACGGCGGGACCGCGCGGTGTCATTGCCCGCGGGCTCGGCCGCAGTTACGGCGACCCGGCACAGAACGGAGGCGGCCTGGTCATCGACATGACCGCGTTCGACCGCATCCATTCGATCGACCCGGACAACGGTGTCGTCGATGTCGATGGCGGCGTCAGCCTCGACGCGCTGATGCGCGCGGTCCTGCCGTACGGGCTGTGGGTTCGAGTGCTGCCGGGCACTCGTCAGGTCACCATCGGCGGGGCGATCGCCTCCGACGTTCACGGCAAAAATCACCACTCTCAGGGCAGTTTCGGCAACCACGTGCTGACGATGGAGTTGCTCACCGCTGACGGCACAATCCGCACGCTCACCCCGGACGGTGCCGACGCGGATCTGTTCTGGGCCACCGTCGGTGGCATGGGGTTGACCGGAATCGTCGTGCGTGCCCGGATCCAGGTGAAGCGCACCGAGACCGCGTACTTCCTCGTCGACTGCGACCGCACCAGCACTCTCGACGAGACTATGGAGCTGCTGACCGACGGATCCGACGAAGGCTACGAATACTCGGTGGCGGTACCGGACACGATCAACACCGGCGCGAAACTCGGCCGAGCAATGTTCAGCCGAGGAAACCTCGCCAAGCGCGACGAGCTACCCACCCGCCTGCGACGCAACCCACTGCACTTCACTGCGCCGCAACTGCTAACGGTGCCCGATATCTTCCCCAGCGGGATGGTCAACAACCTCACCACCCGGATCGGCGGCGAGGTCACCTACAGAGTTTTCGGCAAGCAAGGACGCGGCCTGATCCAGAACATCACCCAGTTCCTGCACCCGCTCGACGTGGTCGGCGAATGGAATCGCGCCTACGGCCCCCGCGGTTTCCTGCAATACCAGTTCTCGATGCCGTTCGGCGCCGAACCGCAGCTCGCCGACGCGGTGCGGGCGATCGCGCACTCGGGGCACAGGTCATTTCTGAACGTGTTCAAGCGCATGGGCCCTGGGAACCGGGCGCCGCTGTCCTGGCCACATCCAGGATTCATGCTGAGCCTGGACTTCCCGATCGCACCGGGCCTGAACGAGTTCTGCGCCGAACTCGACCAACGGGTCCTCGACGCCGGTGGCCGCCTGTACTTCGCCAAGGACTCACGCACCACCCCCGAGACGATCCGCGCCATGTACCCGCGGCTGGAGGAATGGCGTCGCATCCGCGACGACATCGACCCCGAACAGATCTTCGTCTCCGACCTCGCCCGCCGCCTGCACCTGATCGACGACAACCTCATCAGCACAGGCCACTGA
- a CDS encoding TetR/AcrR family transcriptional regulator, with protein MTAKGEATRARLVAGAAEVVMARGISDVTLDDVCAQTGTSKSQLFHYFPGGKEELFVAVAQQEAERVLDGIAARMNPLTSWAAWEQWRAQLLGEFDSRGGDCPLRVLVNQIAPASEGARAVVVELIAHWQAHLRAGIEYMQASGELDAGVDADRMASAILSAVHGGVVMMMLGRTRVPLEAAMDMALGYLRSAAARP; from the coding sequence ATGACCGCCAAAGGTGAGGCCACCCGAGCGCGCCTCGTGGCCGGGGCAGCCGAGGTTGTCATGGCACGCGGTATCAGCGATGTGACGCTCGATGACGTCTGCGCCCAAACCGGCACCAGCAAAAGCCAGCTGTTTCACTACTTTCCAGGCGGAAAGGAGGAACTGTTCGTCGCGGTCGCCCAGCAGGAGGCCGAACGGGTGCTCGATGGCATAGCGGCCCGGATGAATCCGTTGACCAGTTGGGCGGCCTGGGAGCAGTGGCGTGCGCAGCTGCTCGGGGAGTTCGACAGTCGCGGTGGGGATTGTCCGTTGCGGGTGCTGGTCAACCAGATCGCACCCGCTAGCGAGGGGGCTCGCGCGGTCGTCGTGGAGTTGATCGCGCACTGGCAAGCGCATCTGCGTGCCGGTATCGAGTACATGCAGGCGAGCGGAGAACTCGACGCAGGTGTCGATGCGGACCGGATGGCGTCGGCGATCCTGTCGGCCGTGCATGGCGGCGTGGTGATGATGATGCTGGGCCGAACCCGTGTACCGCTGGAGGCCGCGATGGATATGGCGCTGGGTTATCTGCGATCCGCGGCCGCCCGACCGTAG
- a CDS encoding nuclear transport factor 2 family protein: MTTNTSAAAVRAAQNYLDALCGDDLDSLIALFADDVTWEDPVGSDPVRGRAALRKIYAPVVGNFSAQLDTPIRGSHANRAAMAFTFEFDLDGTRTRARAIDIITVNDNGLITGLQAYWSIDDVEAPSTSE, translated from the coding sequence ATGACAACCAACACCTCGGCGGCTGCCGTGCGGGCGGCTCAAAACTATCTCGATGCTCTCTGCGGCGATGACCTCGACTCGCTCATCGCGTTGTTCGCCGATGATGTCACGTGGGAGGACCCGGTCGGTTCGGATCCCGTCCGAGGGCGCGCGGCGCTGCGGAAGATCTACGCCCCCGTCGTCGGCAATTTCAGCGCGCAGCTCGACACCCCGATCCGGGGCTCGCACGCCAACCGAGCGGCCATGGCGTTCACTTTCGAATTCGATCTCGACGGCACCCGCACCCGGGCCCGCGCCATCGACATCATCACCGTGAACGACAACGGCCTCATCACCGGACTACAGGCGTACTGGTCCATCGACGACGTCGAAGCACCCTCGACGTCGGAGTGA
- a CDS encoding DEAD/DEAH box helicase: protein MTSADISFAALGVSAPLVKALTRAGITDPFPIQTDTLPDSLSGRDVLGRGRTGSGKTLAFAIPMVNRLGGGLAGRRAPSRPTGLVLAPTRELATQIAAALEPLAAAYRMTVTTIFGGVPQNRQVRALRAGVDIVVACPGRLEDLMNQRLISLDAVEVTVIDEADHMADLGFLPGVTRILAATPNDGQRLLFSATLDNGVNKLVSRFLPDAELHSVDEANSPVAAMTHHVFETASVEAKREIVHRLASGSGRRILFMRTKHQARKLAKQLTLAGIPAVDLHGNLSQGARDRNLAVFAAGDARVLVATDVAARGVHVDDVELVVHVDPPAEHKAYLHRSGRTARAGNSGAVITLVLPGERRDLADLMRKAKITVTPQRVTADSPVVAELVGTIAPFVAPSYSERAAREGDRRSSGGPRQNSGGPRRSSGGPRQGGGRRNGGVAQGQSRAKPRAHSARRAAA, encoded by the coding sequence ATGACTTCTGCTGACATCTCTTTTGCCGCGCTCGGCGTGAGCGCACCCCTGGTGAAGGCGCTGACTCGCGCCGGAATCACAGACCCTTTTCCGATCCAGACCGATACCCTGCCCGATTCGCTGTCCGGACGCGACGTGCTGGGCCGCGGCCGAACCGGCAGCGGCAAGACGCTCGCGTTCGCCATTCCGATGGTCAACCGTCTCGGCGGCGGCCTCGCCGGTAGACGCGCACCCAGCCGCCCCACCGGCCTCGTGCTGGCGCCGACTCGGGAACTGGCTACCCAGATCGCGGCGGCGCTGGAACCGCTCGCCGCGGCCTATCGGATGACCGTCACCACGATTTTCGGTGGCGTCCCGCAGAACCGGCAGGTCCGGGCGCTGCGCGCCGGCGTCGACATTGTCGTCGCCTGCCCCGGCCGGCTCGAGGATCTGATGAACCAGCGCCTGATCTCGCTGGATGCCGTCGAGGTCACCGTTATCGACGAGGCCGACCACATGGCCGACCTCGGCTTCCTGCCTGGCGTGACCCGAATTCTCGCGGCCACCCCGAATGATGGTCAGCGCCTGCTGTTCTCGGCCACCCTGGACAATGGCGTCAACAAGCTGGTCAGCCGCTTCCTGCCGGATGCCGAGCTGCATTCCGTCGACGAGGCGAACTCCCCGGTCGCCGCTATGACCCATCACGTTTTCGAAACCGCGAGCGTCGAAGCCAAGCGCGAGATCGTACACCGGCTTGCTTCGGGCTCGGGCCGGCGAATCCTGTTCATGCGCACCAAACATCAGGCTCGCAAACTGGCCAAGCAGCTGACCCTCGCTGGAATTCCGGCTGTCGACCTGCACGGCAATCTCTCGCAGGGCGCCCGCGACCGCAACCTCGCGGTCTTCGCCGCCGGTGACGCCCGGGTGCTGGTGGCGACCGATGTGGCCGCACGCGGCGTGCACGTCGACGATGTCGAGCTGGTCGTACACGTGGATCCGCCCGCCGAACACAAGGCGTACCTGCACCGTTCGGGCCGGACCGCACGGGCCGGCAACTCCGGTGCAGTGATCACCCTGGTGCTACCCGGCGAACGACGCGACCTGGCCGACCTCATGCGCAAGGCCAAGATCACTGTCACCCCGCAACGAGTCACCGCCGATTCGCCCGTGGTAGCCGAGCTCGTCGGCACGATTGCCCCATTCGTCGCCCCCTCATACAGCGAGCGGGCAGCACGTGAAGGCGACCGTCGCAGCAGCGGCGGACCGCGCCAAAACAGTGGCGGACCGCGCCGGAGCAGTGGCGGACCGCGCCAAGGCGGCGGCCGTCGCAACGGCGGTGTGGCGCAAGGGCAGTCGCGCGCCAAGCCGCGCGCTCACTCCGCGCGCCGAGCGGCCGCGTAG